GTGAAGTGCATCTGGTATCGCAATGAAATGTGGTGGCATTGAGGCTTGTATTGTCGCCATGCATGAATTACTATTTTTATAATTAAGTAATTCAAGGAGTGCCGCTATGCGCAGCACCATCACCTCTCGTGGACAAACCGTCATCCCCGCCGAAGTGCGGCGTTTTTTCCACCTGTCCGCTGCTGATCGTCTCGAATGGATGATTGAAAACAACACCATCCGTGTCATTCCAGTGCGGGAAAATCCTATCGACGCTTTCCGGGGCAGCAGCAAGCGTAAAGGCTCTACTGCCCAATTGCTGGCAGATCGTGCTTTGGATCGGGAGCGCGAATGAAACGTTATTTGCTGGACACTTCCGCACTCCTGACCTTGCGTGATGACGAGGAGGGAGCGGATGTTGTCGCTGACATTCTTCAACAATG
The window above is part of the Thiothrix winogradskyi genome. Proteins encoded here:
- a CDS encoding AbrB/MazE/SpoVT family DNA-binding domain-containing protein: MRSTITSRGQTVIPAEVRRFFHLSAADRLEWMIENNTIRVIPVRENPIDAFRGSSKRKGSTAQLLADRALDRERE